A genome region from Denticeps clupeoides unplaced genomic scaffold, fDenClu1.1, whole genome shotgun sequence includes the following:
- the LOC114784236 gene encoding zona pellucida sperm-binding protein 3-like, whose amino-acid sequence VQQQLLGPVKELTWKYPEMPVEPTSPPVQFQLREPVSVSSVAATCDENMVHVQVKKDLFGSGELIRASDISLGGCGVTGEDSVAQLLYFQSYLQACGSQVVMTNDTLVYSFSLTYLPTAASNTSAPIVRTSGAVIGIECHYLRLHNVSSNALQPAWIPYAATKIAQELLVFSLKLMTDDWQFERPSNVYYMGDLIHFEASVKQYNHVPLRVFVDSCQVTPYPYAASAPSYLFIQNHGCLVDSKLTGSSSRFLPRTQDFKLQFQLEAFRFQQGDTGSLYITCVLKATAAASPTDAEHKACS is encoded by the exons gttcagcagcagttgcttggcccagttaaggagctgacctggaagtatcctgaaatgccagtggaacccacctcacccccagtgcaatttcagctgagggagccggtatctgtcagcagcgtggctgctacctgtgacgagaatatggtgcacgtgcaggttaagaaggacttgtttggttctggagagctcatccgggcatcagacatctcactaggaggctgtggggtgactggagaagattctgtggctcagctgctgtattttcagtcttatttgcaggcctgtggcagccaagtagtg atgaccaacgataccctggtttattccttttccctgacttacttaccaacggcagcttccaacacttctgctccaattgtCAGGACCAGTGGAGCTGTAATTGgcattgaatgccactatttgag gcttcacaacgtgagtagcaatgccctgcagcctgcctggatcccatatgctgctactaaaattgcacaggagcttttggtgttctcgctcaagctcatgactg atgactggcagtttgagaggccttccaacgtgtattacatgggagatctcatccattttgaggcttctgtcaagcagtacaaccatgttcccctccgggtgtttgttgattccTGTCAGGTTACCCCTTATccttatgcagcttctgctcccagctatctcttcattcaaaaccatgg gtgtctggtggattccaagctcactggctcctcctctcgcttcctgccacgtacacaggatttcaagctccagttccagctggaggctttcaggtttcagcagggtgacactggctct ctgtacattacttgtgtgctgaaggcaaccgcggctgcttcccccactgatgctgagcacaaggcctgttct
- the LOC114784230 gene encoding zona pellucida sperm-binding protein 3-like yields the protein QQQLLGPVKELTWKYPEMPVEPTSPPVQFQLREPVSVSSVAATCDENMVHVQVKKDLFGSGELIRASDISLGGCGVTGEDSVAQLLYFQSYLQACGSQVVMTNDTLVYSFSLTYLPTAASNTSAPIVRTSGAVIGIECHYLRLHNVSSNALQPAWIPYAATKIAQELLVFSLKLMTDDWQFERPSNVYYMGDLIHFEASVKQYNHVPLRVFVDSCQVTPYPYAASAPSYLFIQNHGCLVDSKLTGSSSRFLPRTQDFKLQFQLEAFRFQQGDTGSLYITCVLKATAAASPTDAEHKACSFVGQKWAGAGGEDQLCSCCDGTCGSRKARDL from the exons cagcagcagttgcttggcccagttaaggagctgacctggaagtatcctgaaatgccagtggaacccacctcacccccagtgcaatttcagctgagggagccggtatctgtcagcagcgtggctgctacctgtgacgagaatatggtgcacgtgcaggttaagaaggacttgtttggttctggagagctcatccgggcatcagacatctcactaggaggctgtggggtgactggagaagattctgtggctcagctgctgtattttcagtcttatttgcaggcctgtggcagccaagtagtg atgaccaacgataccctggtttattccttttccctgacttacttaccaacggcagcttccaacacttctgctccaattgtCAGGACCAGTGGAGCTGTAATTGgcattgaatgccactatttgag gcttcacaacgtgagtagcaatgccctgcagcctgcctggatcccatatgctgctactaaaattgcacaggagcttttggtgttctcgctcaagctcatgactg atgactggcagtttgagaggccttccaacgtgtattacatgggagatctcatccattttgaggcttctgtcaagcagtacaaccatgttcccctccgggtgtttgttgattccTGTCAGGTTACCCCTTATccttatgcagcttctgctcccagctatctcttcattcaaaaccatgg gtgtctggtggattccaagctcactggctcctcctctcgcttcctgccacgtacacaggatttcaagctccagttccagctggaggctttcaggtttcagcagggtgacactggctct ctgtacattacttgtgtgctgaaggcaaccgcggctgcttcccccactgatgctgagcacaaggcctgttcttttgttggccagaa gtgggctggtgcgggtggagaggaccaactgtgtagctgctgtgatggcacttgtgggtccaggaaggcaagagatctg